The sequence TATACGCATGGGCGTTTTCATGACCTTTTCCATAAATTTCAACAGGAATATACCCTTTTTTTCTATATTCCTTAACTTCGCTTTTCTTTCCTACTGTTCTTGGAAGTGCTTTCCATTCAATTCTTTCTATCATTTTTTATTCAACCTCCTTATACAAACAATGAACTTACTGAGCTTTCTATATTAATTCTTTTGATTGCTTCACCAACAAGTTCTGCAATTGATAAAACAGTTAGTTTATCAAACTCTTTTCCTTTTGTTGGAATACTGTCAGTTACAATAACTTCTTCTATTTCAGAATTTGAAAGCCTATCTATAGCAGGACCTGAGAATACCGGGTGTGTGCAGGCTGCAATAACAGATTTTGCTCCTTTTTCTTTGAGCATATTTGCAGCAGCAACAATTGTTCCTGCAGTATCTATAATATCGTCTATGATAATTGCATTTTTTCCTTCTATATCACCAATAACATCAAGGGTTTCAACTACGTTTGGCGCCGGTCTTTTCTTGTAGATTATTGCAAGGCTTGCCCCCAGTTTGTTTGCAAGCATTCTTGCTCTTTCAACACCACCGGCATCTGGAGATACAACGACCATATTAGGTATCTTTTTCTTTTGGAGATAATCAAGAATAACCGGAAGGGCATAAAGGTTATCCACAGGACAGTCAAAAAATCCCTGTATCTGTGCAGAGTGAAGGTCCACAGTTAATACTCTGTTAGCTCCTGCTTTTTGGATAATGTCTGCAAGAAGCTTAGCAGATATTGGAACCCTTGGTTTATCTTTTCTATCTTGTCTTGCATAAGCAAAATATGGGATAACAGCTGTTATTCTATGAGTTGAAGACCTTTTAAGTGCGTCAAGGATAAGGAGAAGTTCCATTATGTGGTCATTAACCGGAGATGTTAAAGGTTGAATAACAAATACATCTGCTCCTCTAACATTTTCTTTTATCTGAACTCTGATTTCTCCGTCTGAAAATCTTGTAACAAGTGTATCTACCAGAGGTGTGTGAAGATACTCTGCTACCTTATGTGCGAACTCAACATTGGCATTACCAGTTATAAGCTTTAGATGCTTACTCAAAAAAATACCTCCGGTTTTGTTTTAAATGGAATTTTAATGGCTGGGGAGGCAGGACTCGAACCTGCGACACCCGGTTCCAAAGACCGGTGTTCTGCCAGCTGAACTACTCCCCAACTCTATTTAAGATAAGTTTTTATCAACTTCCAGCCTTTGATCTGGCAGATTTTATTCAATTCTTCAGAAGGCTCCCCTATTGCATAAACACTACTTCCGCTTCCTGAGATAACCGGTTTATATCCCAGATATCTCAAGGTATTCATTACCTCTTTTACCTGTGGAAAATCCCTTTCCACAATCTTACCCAGCGTATTCTCAATACTGTCAAGGAGCCTTTCAAAATCTCCAGTCAGGCTATCTATTATATGAATATCTTCCTTTTTTGTCAACATCTCAGGTGTAACTTTTTGATAGATTTCTCCGGTCGATATCTTAATTCCCGGATAAATAATAAATATTTGGTCTGAGAAGGTTTTGTCCATAAATTGAAGTTTATCTCCTATGCCCTCACCAATGGCCATTCCACCTTTCAGAAAAAAGGGCACATCTGCACCTATTGAGGCTGCAAGCTGAAAAAGTTCTTCTTCTGATAAGGGATTTTCATAATACTCATTTATATACTTAAGGACTGTTGCTGCATTTG comes from Persephonella sp. and encodes:
- a CDS encoding ribose-phosphate pyrophosphokinase produces the protein MSKHLKLITGNANVEFAHKVAEYLHTPLVDTLVTRFSDGEIRVQIKENVRGADVFVIQPLTSPVNDHIMELLLILDALKRSSTHRITAVIPYFAYARQDRKDKPRVPISAKLLADIIQKAGANRVLTVDLHSAQIQGFFDCPVDNLYALPVILDYLQKKKIPNMVVVSPDAGGVERARMLANKLGASLAIIYKKRPAPNVVETLDVIGDIEGKNAIIIDDIIDTAGTIVAAANMLKEKGAKSVIAACTHPVFSGPAIDRLSNSEIEEVIVTDSIPTKGKEFDKLTVLSIAELVGEAIKRINIESSVSSLFV
- a CDS encoding 4-(cytidine 5'-diphospho)-2-C-methyl-D-erythritol kinase; this translates as MEILKSPAKINIGLWVTNKRPDGYHEIYTIFHTLELHDRIFIKPAHIQKVQTSANIPQEENIVFKTIQKFEEWTGIKPLFEIFIEKNIPIGAGLGGGSSNAATVLKYINEYYENPLSEEELFQLAASIGADVPFFLKGGMAIGEGIGDKLQFMDKTFSDQIFIIYPGIKISTGEIYQKVTPEMLTKKEDIHIIDSLTGDFERLLDSIENTLGKIVERDFPQVKEVMNTLRYLGYKPVISGSGSSVYAIGEPSEELNKICQIKGWKLIKTYLK